The Clostridium sporogenes genome contains a region encoding:
- a CDS encoding heavy-metal-associated domain-containing protein — translation MKALLKVCDMRTIQDINKVKSAVANNEGVVACEISKEKKEVSVIYDDYFVDVDRIIESIENIGYTVI, via the coding sequence ATGAAGGCACTATTAAAGGTATGCGATATGAGAACAATACAGGATATAAATAAAGTAAAAAGTGCTGTAGCTAATAATGAAGGTGTAGTAGCCTGCGAAATAAGTAAGGAAAAAAAAGAAGTAAGTGTTATATATGATGATTATTTTGTAGATGTAGATAGGATAATAGAATCCATAGAAAATATAGGTTATACAGTTATATAA
- a CDS encoding DUF362 domain-containing protein, with protein MAYKITDACVSCGACAAECPVNAISQGDSIFDIDADTCIDCGNCANVCPVGAPVQD; from the coding sequence ATGGCATACAAAATTACAGATGCTTGCGTAAGCTGTGGAGCATGTGCTGCAGAATGTCCAGTTAATGCTATAAGTCAAGGAGACTCTATATTTGATATAGATGCAGATACTTGTATTGATTGCGGAAACTGTGCTAATGTTTGTCCAGTAGGAGCACCAGTTCAAGACTAA
- a CDS encoding tRNA1(Val) (adenine(37)-N6)-methyltransferase yields MDRIIKEDETLDDLQLKGIHVIQKKQAFRFGIDAVLLANFPRIKNGDKVVDLCTGTGIIPFILAGKTNASNIIGIEIQKEIADMAKRSIKYNNLQEKVKFIEGDLKDIKLLKDIEKVDVVTVNPPYKTQGTGIININDKNAISRHEICCTLDDVVKAAKILLKDKGKLYMIHRPDRIVDIMNVMRKYCIEPKLIRTIHPAVDKAPSMILIEGQKNGGKFLKWDSPLYIYDENNKYTNEVKRIYGME; encoded by the coding sequence ATGGATAGAATTATAAAAGAAGATGAAACATTAGATGATCTTCAGCTAAAGGGAATTCATGTTATACAAAAAAAGCAGGCATTTAGATTCGGAATAGATGCAGTATTATTAGCTAATTTTCCTAGAATAAAAAATGGAGATAAAGTAGTTGACTTATGTACTGGAACAGGTATAATTCCATTTATATTAGCAGGTAAAACTAATGCTAGTAATATTATAGGTATAGAAATACAAAAGGAAATTGCTGATATGGCAAAACGAAGCATAAAGTATAATAATTTGCAGGAAAAAGTTAAGTTTATAGAAGGTGACTTAAAAGATATAAAACTTTTGAAAGATATAGAAAAGGTAGATGTAGTTACAGTAAACCCACCTTATAAAACTCAAGGAACAGGAATTATAAACATTAATGATAAAAATGCTATATCTAGACATGAAATTTGTTGTACTTTAGATGATGTAGTAAAGGCAGCTAAAATTTTATTAAAAGATAAAGGTAAGTTATATATGATACATAGACCAGATAGAATAGTAGATATAATGAATGTAATGAGAAAGTATTGCATAGAACCTAAACTAATAAGGACTATTCATCCAGCGGTAGATAAAGCACCTTCTATGATATTAATTGAAGGGCAAAAAAATGGTGGTAAGTTTTTGAAATGGGATAGTCCGCTATATATTTATGATGAAAATAATAAATATACCAATGAGGTTAAAAGAATTTATGGAATGGAATAA
- the rsmI gene encoding 16S rRNA (cytidine(1402)-2'-O)-methyltransferase: MLNIEEGKLYVVPTPIGNLRDITIRALDALKDVDIIAAEDTRQTLKLLNHFNIRKTLISYHKFNEEDKSINIINSLKEGKNIALVSDAGMPGISDPGYVLIKKCIEEQIIFEVLPGATAFTTALVYSGMDTTKFIFKGFIPRENKNRQKLVQDIKDRMETLIFYESPHRLKECLKFLRESLGNRNISICRELTKVHEEIIRDNLEEVIKYYESHQPKGEYVLVLEGKSIEEIEKEKEMEWSSINIQEHIKKYINEGYSKKESIKLVAKDRKTTKSEVYKYSIDI, encoded by the coding sequence ATGCTTAATATAGAGGAAGGGAAATTATATGTAGTTCCTACTCCTATAGGAAATTTAAGAGATATAACAATAAGAGCATTAGATGCACTAAAAGATGTTGATATTATAGCAGCAGAGGATACAAGACAAACTTTAAAATTGTTGAATCATTTTAATATAAGAAAAACATTAATAAGTTATCATAAATTTAATGAAGAAGATAAAAGTATAAATATAATAAATAGTTTAAAAGAAGGAAAAAACATAGCATTGGTATCTGATGCAGGTATGCCAGGAATATCAGATCCAGGATATGTGCTCATAAAAAAATGTATAGAAGAGCAAATAATATTTGAAGTTTTACCTGGAGCTACGGCATTTACTACAGCTTTAGTTTATTCTGGAATGGATACTACAAAGTTTATTTTTAAGGGTTTTATACCTAGGGAAAATAAAAATAGACAAAAGTTAGTACAGGATATAAAGGATAGAATGGAAACATTAATTTTTTATGAATCCCCTCATAGATTAAAGGAATGTTTAAAATTTTTAAGGGAGTCCTTAGGGAATAGAAATATATCTATATGTAGAGAACTTACTAAAGTACATGAAGAAATTATAAGAGATAATTTAGAAGAGGTTATAAAATATTATGAGAGTCACCAACCTAAAGGTGAATATGTTTTAGTTTTAGAAGGAAAATCCATAGAAGAAATAGAAAAAGAAAAGGAAATGGAGTGGTCTAGTATAAATATACAGGAGCATATAAAAAAGTATATAAATGAAGGATATAGCAAAAAAGAGTCTATAAAATTAGTAGCTAAAGATAGAAAAACAACTAAGTCAGAAGTATACAAGTATTCTATAGATATATAA
- a CDS encoding NlpC/P60 family protein, with protein MNKKVLSAVIALALSVSINAKVMAAPSNGQAHDKTLELEEKIQNMDNSIQGLMYKIEDNNKDIEKNKEDISKLGKDIEKAQKQIESREDLFNKRVRAMYISGFDSYADIILESEGLSDLITRVDTVKKVMGFDQGVIKELKTKKEEIKEKKVALDKKSTEIVQLKSENEKKLSSMKSEKSKQELVLTNLRKENERKAAEAAQRQAAERQVAQSQSSVSQSRGGSSVSVEAPASSGSSSSNSSSKPSNPAPPATHGDVVGYAMQFQGVPYVWGGTSPSGFDCSGFVQYVYRNAAGIELPRDTYGQIGAGTRVSQNQLQPGDLVFPHTGHVGIYIGGGQMIHAPRTGDVVKISSVYKFYAGVRVR; from the coding sequence GTGAATAAGAAAGTTTTGTCTGCAGTAATAGCATTAGCATTATCAGTGTCTATTAATGCAAAAGTTATGGCAGCACCATCAAATGGACAAGCGCATGATAAGACATTAGAACTTGAAGAAAAAATACAAAATATGGACAATAGTATACAAGGCTTAATGTATAAAATAGAAGATAATAATAAAGATATAGAAAAGAATAAAGAAGACATATCTAAATTAGGAAAAGATATAGAAAAAGCTCAAAAACAAATAGAATCCCGTGAAGATTTATTTAATAAAAGAGTAAGAGCTATGTACATAAGTGGCTTTGACAGTTATGCAGATATAATATTAGAATCAGAAGGATTAAGTGATTTAATAACTAGAGTAGACACAGTTAAAAAGGTTATGGGATTTGACCAAGGTGTTATAAAAGAATTAAAGACAAAAAAAGAAGAAATTAAAGAAAAGAAAGTTGCTTTAGATAAGAAAAGTACAGAGATAGTACAACTTAAATCAGAAAATGAAAAGAAATTATCTAGTATGAAATCAGAAAAATCTAAGCAAGAATTAGTACTTACTAATTTGAGAAAAGAGAATGAAAGAAAAGCGGCTGAAGCAGCACAAAGACAAGCAGCTGAGAGACAAGTAGCACAATCACAATCTTCTGTATCTCAATCAAGAGGTGGAAGTAGTGTTTCTGTAGAAGCTCCAGCTTCATCAGGAAGTAGTTCTTCTAATTCTAGTAGTAAACCATCAAATCCAGCACCACCAGCAACTCATGGAGATGTAGTAGGATATGCTATGCAATTCCAAGGAGTACCTTATGTTTGGGGAGGTACATCACCAAGCGGATTTGACTGTTCAGGTTTTGTTCAATATGTATATAGAAATGCTGCAGGTATAGAATTACCAAGGGATACTTATGGACAAATTGGAGCAGGAACCCGAGTTTCACAAAATCAATTACAACCTGGTGATTTAGTATTCCCACATACAGGTCATGTAGGTATATATATAGGTGGGGGACAAATGATACACGCTCCTCGCACAGGGGATGTAGTAAAAATTTCATCAGTATATAAATTTTATGCAGGTGTAAGGGTAAGATAA
- a CDS encoding AbrB/MazE/SpoVT family DNA-binding domain-containing protein, whose translation MKSTGVVRRVDELGRIVIPIELRRTLDIAEKDALEIYVDGEQIILKKYEPACIFCGDARDVINYKGKNICKNCLNEIKDNK comes from the coding sequence ATGAAATCAACAGGTGTGGTTAGAAGAGTAGACGAATTAGGAAGAATTGTTATTCCTATAGAATTGAGAAGGACTTTAGATATAGCTGAAAAAGATGCGCTAGAAATATATGTAGATGGTGAACAAATCATATTAAAAAAATATGAGCCAGCATGTATATTCTGCGGAGATGCTAGAGATGTTATAAACTATAAAGGTAAAAATATTTGTAAAAACTGTCTTAATGAAATAAAAGACAATAAATAA
- a CDS encoding DUF1836 domain-containing protein: MENENLEKIKYINKLAKEISNNTIVDYEDFPKYDLFLSQVIDYLNDKFEEEDYTNNIVQNYIKNEVISKPQDGKKRGYTKLHLVQLVLLSYMRPLLTTEEIKNVFTLAFNEINDRSDDIISWENAYKIFSDIQKDSFKDFLARQQFDEDKLKDIITKLELDSDEENRITIFLIVMTLICQASAIKKLVKKIVNDYTNNIDSKLDYEE, translated from the coding sequence ATGGAAAATGAAAATTTAGAAAAAATAAAGTATATAAACAAGCTTGCAAAAGAAATATCTAATAATACAATAGTAGATTATGAAGATTTTCCTAAATATGATTTGTTTTTATCACAAGTAATTGATTATTTGAATGATAAATTTGAAGAGGAAGATTATACAAATAATATTGTTCAAAATTACATTAAAAATGAAGTAATATCAAAACCCCAAGATGGTAAGAAGAGAGGGTATACTAAGCTTCATTTGGTTCAATTAGTGTTATTAAGTTATATGAGACCGTTACTTACTACTGAGGAAATAAAAAATGTGTTTACATTAGCTTTTAATGAAATAAATGATAGAAGTGATGATATAATATCTTGGGAAAATGCATACAAGATATTTTCGGATATACAAAAAGATAGTTTTAAAGACTTTCTAGCTAGACAACAGTTTGATGAAGATAAATTAAAAGACATAATAACAAAATTAGAATTAGATAGTGATGAAGAAAATAGGATAACTATATTTTTAATAGTAATGACTTTAATATGTCAAGCTAGTGCTATAAAAAAATTAGTTAAAAAGATAGTAAATGATTATACTAATAATATTGATAGTAAATTAGATTATGAAGAATAA
- the arcA gene encoding arginine deiminase, whose product MNTKRNIHVYSEIGDLKTVLLHRPGEEIENLIPAYMETLLFDDIPYLKVAQEEHDIFANTLRNNGVEVLYLEDLAAEVIQNKEIRQKFIEEAIEESGIKNKEYVENIEKYLESMKEKDLVCKVMAGLRKKELGIDESKEEYPFLMYPMPNLYFTRDPFASMGKGVTINAMRTKTRRRETMFAKYIFKYHPEFKDSDIPLWYDRTGKHCIEGGDELVLSDEVIAIGHSERTDSEAVLELAKKIFEAGERFKVILMFDIPKIRAFMHLDTVFTMLDHDKFTVHGEIEGTLKVNAITYDEKTKELVIKEEIDSLEGILSKYLKRDIKVIRCGGGDKIISAREQWNDGSNTLAISPGKVITYERNYVTNEILDKNNVEVLTIPSSELSRGRGGPRCMSMPLFRKDLK is encoded by the coding sequence ATGAATACAAAAAGAAACATTCATGTGTATTCAGAAATAGGAGATCTTAAAACAGTGTTACTTCATAGACCAGGAGAAGAAATTGAAAATTTAATTCCGGCATATATGGAAACGTTATTATTTGATGACATACCTTATTTAAAAGTAGCACAAGAAGAACACGATATTTTTGCTAATACATTAAGAAATAATGGTGTTGAAGTTTTATATTTAGAGGATTTAGCAGCAGAAGTTATACAAAATAAAGAGATCAGACAAAAGTTTATAGAGGAAGCTATAGAAGAAAGTGGTATTAAAAATAAAGAATATGTAGAAAATATAGAAAAATATTTAGAATCCATGAAAGAAAAAGACTTAGTTTGTAAAGTTATGGCTGGTTTAAGAAAAAAAGAGTTAGGAATAGATGAATCGAAGGAAGAATATCCTTTTTTAATGTATCCAATGCCTAATTTATATTTTACAAGAGATCCATTTGCATCCATGGGTAAAGGTGTAACTATTAATGCTATGAGAACTAAAACAAGAAGAAGAGAAACTATGTTTGCAAAATATATCTTTAAATATCATCCAGAATTTAAAGATTCAGATATACCATTATGGTATGATAGAACTGGGAAGCATTGTATAGAGGGTGGAGATGAACTAGTTTTATCTGACGAAGTTATAGCTATAGGACATAGCGAGAGAACAGATAGCGAGGCAGTCTTGGAGTTAGCTAAAAAGATATTTGAAGCAGGAGAACGCTTTAAAGTTATACTAATGTTTGATATACCTAAAATAAGAGCTTTTATGCATTTAGATACAGTGTTTACTATGTTAGATCATGATAAATTCACAGTTCATGGAGAAATAGAAGGAACACTTAAAGTAAATGCTATAACTTATGATGAAAAAACTAAGGAACTTGTAATTAAGGAAGAGATAGATAGTTTAGAGGGAATTTTATCTAAATATTTAAAAAGAGATATAAAAGTTATTCGTTGTGGAGGTGGAGATAAAATTATATCTGCCAGAGAACAATGGAATGATGGCTCAAATACTCTAGCTATTTCACCAGGTAAGGTCATAACTTATGAAAGAAATTATGTAACCAATGAAATATTAGATAAAAATAATGTAGAGGTTTTAACTATACCGTCATCTGAATTATCCAGAGGAAGAGGCGGCCCAAGATGTATGTCTATGCCTTTATTTAGAAAAGACCTTAAATAG
- the ispF gene encoding 2-C-methyl-D-erythritol 2,4-cyclodiphosphate synthase — MRIGLGYDVHKLVENRPLIIGGVTIAHDKGLLGHSDADVLIHAIIDALLGAAALGDIGKHFPDSDKNFKNISSLSLLSKVKNLIDKEGYEIVNIDCTIIAQKPKMLYHIDAMKKNICKCLKLDNNMLNIKATTEEGLGFTGKEDGISANAICLLD; from the coding sequence ATGAGAATAGGATTGGGATACGATGTACATAAACTAGTTGAAAATAGACCACTGATAATAGGTGGTGTTACAATTGCCCATGATAAAGGCTTGCTAGGTCATTCTGATGCAGATGTATTAATTCATGCAATTATAGACGCTTTATTAGGAGCTGCAGCATTAGGTGATATAGGCAAGCACTTCCCTGATTCAGATAAAAATTTTAAAAATATATCAAGTCTATCACTTTTATCTAAAGTTAAAAATTTAATAGACAAAGAAGGCTATGAAATTGTAAATATAGACTGTACTATAATAGCTCAAAAACCTAAAATGCTCTATCATATAGATGCTATGAAAAAAAATATTTGTAAGTGTTTAAAATTAGATAATAATATGTTAAATATAAAAGCTACTACAGAAGAAGGCTTAGGTTTTACAGGTAAAGAAGACGGAATTTCTGCTAATGCTATTTGTCTTTTAGATTAA
- a CDS encoding polysaccharide deacetylase family protein has translation MKNKKSLILFAFIIIIAVVFGGCRKNRNIDTNNIDKNKAQSKKQESSVKKSDIRTFTKEPLIYNNKSIPVLMYHSIDYEKGNELRLPKEQFKEQMKYLKDNGYTTLTLKELHNFLDKNNPIPEKSIVITLDDGYVDNYNNAYPILKELGINATIFVVTSNIDKNKDTLTSKQIKEMDEYGIDIASHTYNHDKLDDLPYEKQLETMKKSKDDLEKILNHKVDFIAYPYGKWNETTIKAAKDAGYKMAFTTDGRWSNKANGIYSLDRVYISSLRDMGNFKERITNPNYSQN, from the coding sequence TTGAAGAATAAGAAAAGTTTAATTCTTTTTGCTTTTATTATAATTATAGCAGTAGTGTTTGGTGGATGTAGGAAGAATAGGAATATAGATACTAATAATATTGATAAAAATAAAGCACAATCAAAAAAACAAGAAAGCTCTGTTAAAAAAAGTGATATAAGAACATTTACTAAGGAGCCACTTATATATAATAACAAATCTATACCTGTGCTTATGTATCATTCTATTGATTATGAAAAAGGAAATGAATTAAGACTTCCAAAAGAACAATTTAAAGAGCAAATGAAATATTTAAAAGATAATGGATATACTACACTAACACTGAAGGAATTGCATAATTTTTTAGATAAAAATAACCCTATTCCAGAAAAATCTATAGTTATAACACTAGATGATGGATATGTGGATAATTACAACAATGCATACCCAATATTAAAAGAATTAGGAATTAATGCTACTATATTTGTTGTAACTAGTAATATAGACAAGAATAAAGATACTTTAACTTCAAAACAAATTAAAGAAATGGACGAATATGGAATAGATATAGCTAGTCATACATATAATCATGATAAATTAGATGATTTGCCCTATGAAAAACAATTAGAAACTATGAAGAAATCTAAAGATGATCTAGAAAAAATTTTAAATCATAAAGTAGATTTTATAGCTTATCCCTATGGTAAATGGAATGAAACTACAATAAAAGCAGCTAAAGATGCTGGATATAAAATGGCATTTACTACAGATGGCAGATGGTCTAATAAAGCTAACGGGATTTATAGTTTAGATAGAGTATATATCAGTTCTTTAAGAGATATGGGGAATTTTAAAGAGAGAATAACTAATCCTAATTATAGCCAAAATTAA
- a CDS encoding nucleoside recognition domain-containing protein has protein sequence MVNIIWGIIFLVGVMFGVFSGNGEQLSKSIIESTNSTVKLVIGLVGVMSLWCGIMKIAQESGLTDKIAKCIKPILKVIFKDSKNDNKALGAITMNLTANMMGLSNAATPFGIKAMKELKRLNIREEEASNDMALFLVLNAACIQLVPTTVISIRAAMGSKNPGEIIIPAIIVTSTAAFCGVIFCKVLQKYF, from the coding sequence ATGGTAAATATTATATGGGGAATTATATTTTTAGTAGGAGTAATGTTTGGAGTGTTTTCAGGTAACGGAGAACAACTATCAAAATCTATAATAGAATCTACAAATTCAACAGTAAAGTTAGTTATAGGATTGGTAGGAGTTATGAGTTTATGGTGTGGAATTATGAAAATAGCACAAGAAAGTGGTTTAACAGATAAAATAGCTAAGTGTATAAAGCCTATTTTAAAAGTTATATTTAAAGATAGCAAAAATGACAATAAAGCTTTAGGTGCTATAACAATGAATCTAACAGCTAATATGATGGGGCTTTCTAATGCTGCAACTCCTTTTGGAATAAAAGCTATGAAGGAACTCAAAAGATTGAACATAAGGGAAGAGGAAGCTAGTAATGATATGGCTTTATTTTTAGTTTTAAATGCAGCTTGCATACAGCTAGTACCAACTACGGTTATATCTATAAGAGCGGCTATGGGGTCTAAAAATCCAGGTGAAATAATAATACCAGCTATAATAGTTACATCCACAGCGGCTTTTTGTGGAGTGATTTTTTGTAAAGTATTGCAGAAATATTTTTAA
- a CDS encoding spore maturation protein, translating to MNYIVKAIIPIIILLIISYGMAKKVKVYECFVEGAKDGVSICIRIFPYLLAMMVAIAVFRESKALDCLINILKPVSNLIGLPGELVPLVLIKPLSGSGALGVFADILKQFGPDSNVGKMASIIMGSTETIFYTITVYFGAVGIKKIRHTLWAAIFADMVAIIMAVLVTNIML from the coding sequence GTGAATTATATAGTTAAAGCCATAATTCCTATTATTATACTCTTAATCATATCATATGGGATGGCTAAAAAGGTTAAAGTATATGAGTGTTTTGTTGAGGGTGCTAAAGATGGTGTAAGTATATGCATTAGAATATTTCCATATCTTCTTGCCATGATGGTAGCTATAGCTGTGTTTAGAGAATCTAAGGCTTTAGACTGTTTAATCAATATTCTAAAACCAGTATCAAATTTAATAGGGTTGCCAGGAGAATTAGTACCCTTAGTTCTAATAAAACCTTTATCAGGAAGCGGCGCTTTGGGGGTATTTGCAGATATATTGAAACAGTTTGGTCCAGATAGTAATGTAGGGAAGATGGCATCCATTATAATGGGATCTACAGAAACTATTTTTTATACAATAACAGTTTATTTTGGAGCTGTTGGAATAAAAAAAATAAGACATACATTATGGGCTGCTATTTTTGCAGATATGGTAGCTATAATAATGGCTGTATTAGTAACTAATATAATGTTATAA
- a CDS encoding MATE family efflux transporter: MKINKENIKTVLSLALPAVGEMILYMMIWVLDTMMVGQYGGQIAVSTVGLSSEIIYTFTNIFIAVGLSIGITSIVARSYGSKDLHLAEEYASIGLFIGILIAFCIAITLFIFPKAILRLANAKEDVLTNGTIYMKIVSLGIFFSMLTSLMNSIVRGYGNTKIPLCISILINIVNLTLDYGLIFGKLGFPELGIRGAAIATSIANLSGFMFGIYYLFTKSKIKPKIKYIKNINISRLKYLIGLSIPSSLQEASLSLSKLINTFMIMHLGTVAFASNQIALTVESISFMPGWGFAVAATTLTGHKVGEKSIKKAKEYSHTCTLLGICIMGITGLIFLIFPSFIIRLFITSSEKQVIALGSRCLMIASLEQIPMAISMILGGSLKGFGDTKTPFLVSFVSSWLLRLPLMFYFIYIIKSSVTYVWWITSIQWIFEAICLIILFRKKFNK; this comes from the coding sequence TTGAAAATTAATAAAGAAAATATAAAAACTGTATTATCCTTAGCTCTTCCTGCAGTTGGAGAAATGATTTTATATATGATGATTTGGGTTCTTGATACTATGATGGTTGGTCAATACGGGGGGCAAATTGCTGTAAGCACTGTAGGATTAAGTTCTGAAATAATATATACTTTTACAAATATATTTATAGCTGTTGGATTATCTATTGGTATAACCTCTATAGTAGCTAGGAGCTATGGAAGTAAAGATTTACACTTAGCTGAAGAGTATGCCTCTATAGGATTGTTTATAGGAATTTTAATAGCCTTTTGTATTGCCATTACACTATTTATTTTCCCTAAAGCCATCCTTCGCCTTGCTAATGCAAAAGAAGATGTATTAACAAATGGAACAATATATATGAAAATAGTTTCTCTCGGAATATTTTTTAGTATGTTAACTAGCTTAATGAATTCTATAGTTAGAGGATACGGTAATACCAAAATTCCTTTATGTATCTCTATATTAATTAACATAGTAAATTTAACTTTAGATTATGGACTTATATTTGGTAAATTAGGATTCCCAGAATTAGGAATAAGAGGTGCGGCTATCGCAACTTCTATAGCTAACCTATCTGGTTTCATGTTTGGTATATACTACTTGTTTACTAAATCTAAAATCAAACCTAAAATAAAGTACATTAAAAATATTAATATAAGCCGTTTAAAATACTTAATAGGATTATCTATCCCATCATCATTGCAAGAGGCTTCATTGAGTTTAAGTAAATTAATTAATACATTTATGATAATGCATTTAGGAACTGTAGCTTTTGCATCTAATCAGATAGCTCTTACTGTAGAATCTATATCTTTCATGCCTGGTTGGGGTTTTGCTGTAGCAGCAACTACATTAACAGGTCATAAAGTGGGAGAAAAAAGTATTAAAAAAGCTAAAGAATATTCACATACTTGCACATTACTAGGAATTTGCATAATGGGAATAACCGGCCTTATTTTTCTTATATTTCCATCATTTATAATAAGGTTATTTATAACAAGTTCTGAAAAACAAGTTATCGCCTTAGGTAGCCGTTGCCTTATGATTGCTTCTTTAGAACAAATTCCTATGGCTATATCAATGATATTAGGAGGATCATTAAAAGGCTTTGGAGATACTAAAACACCATTTTTAGTTTCTTTTGTTTCCAGTTGGCTTCTTAGACTTCCTTTAATGTTCTATTTTATATATATAATTAAATCTTCTGTAACCTATGTTTGGTGGATAACTTCTATTCAGTGGATATTTGAAGCTATATGCTTAATAATACTTTTCAGAAAAAAATTTAATAAATAA
- a CDS encoding uracil-DNA glycosylase, with translation MLKWSQLYDECINCNKCTLVKNRTNMVFGEGNISAPIMFIGEAPGADEDRTGRPFVGKAGQLITKALLALDFKRDEHYYICNVCKCRPENNRTPKEEEATACLPYLRNQVALVKPKIIICLGATALKYIMGEQFRITRDRGKWIERKGCYIMGTFHPAALFRDESKKRLFWNDLKSIKVKYDQLIKNNII, from the coding sequence GTGCTAAAGTGGTCTCAATTATATGATGAATGTATTAATTGTAATAAATGTACTTTAGTTAAAAATAGAACTAATATGGTATTTGGAGAAGGAAATATAAGTGCACCTATTATGTTTATAGGGGAAGCCCCAGGAGCAGATGAGGATAGAACAGGAAGACCTTTTGTAGGGAAGGCCGGACAGTTAATTACTAAAGCATTATTAGCATTAGATTTTAAAAGAGATGAACATTATTATATATGTAATGTATGCAAATGTAGACCAGAAAATAATAGAACTCCTAAAGAAGAAGAAGCTACAGCATGCTTACCTTATTTAAGAAATCAAGTGGCATTAGTAAAACCTAAAATTATAATTTGTTTAGGAGCTACTGCTTTAAAATATATTATGGGAGAGCAATTTAGAATAACAAGAGATAGAGGTAAATGGATAGAAAGAAAAGGATGTTATATTATGGGAACTTTTCATCCAGCTGCTTTATTTAGAGATGAGTCTAAAAAAAGATTATTTTGGAATGACTTAAAATCTATTAAGGTAAAATATGATCAGTTAATTAAAAACAACATAATATAA
- a CDS encoding MarR family winged helix-turn-helix transcriptional regulator translates to MDNIELSKELIKFMITMKKQIKECLNLNCTLKLTEQQFITLFILNKNKKITLKKLSTYICVSTSSLCIMLTRMIKEGLVYREVDQRDRRNTFYSLTDKGINLIDKEIEGKVHNMEEKIMDLSLIQKKKLYNAIKDIEEIIDILE, encoded by the coding sequence ATGGATAATATAGAATTATCAAAAGAACTCATAAAATTTATGATTACTATGAAAAAACAAATTAAGGAATGTTTAAATTTAAATTGTACTTTAAAATTAACAGAACAACAATTTATAACCTTATTTATATTAAATAAAAATAAAAAAATAACATTAAAAAAGTTAAGTACATATATATGTGTATCTACATCTAGTTTATGTATAATGTTAACTAGAATGATAAAAGAAGGATTGGTTTATAGAGAAGTAGACCAGAGAGACAGGAGAAATACTTTTTATAGTCTAACAGATAAAGGAATAAATTTAATAGATAAAGAAATAGAGGGTAAAGTACATAATATGGAAGAAAAAATAATGGATTTATCTTTAATCCAAAAGAAAAAGTTGTATAATGCCATAAAAGATATAGAAGAAATTATTGATATATTAGAATAA